One Poecilia reticulata strain Guanapo unplaced genomic scaffold, Guppy_female_1.0+MT scaffold_233, whole genome shotgun sequence genomic window carries:
- the ralgapb gene encoding ral GTPase-activating protein subunit beta isoform X2, with protein sequence MMDQFLKGQISVLSGFPPSVGRDVAVAVVKPLAAGLGNPSTRSLLRTDRQVKWTMEVLCYGLTLPLDRDTVKLCVDVYTDWMMTLVSQKSSTPPPISRDPNLYVQRILRHLYILFLPRSGQVSPDYLSLCQQVLSSTQSLARESSMMSSETWQTLLHFLLRINHTLLAPPTPAGGLSKLSVAVLLEVWLLACSRCFPCRSLWQTFRQMFSSWRHQPAVVEQWSRVAAGLTSRLLPQMFGPSFPPFEVPGEDASLVPADMEGERVSHTWFKFLHLFSNPVDLIGPAAGSSLDEDVQLPGIFFRVMRSVGEMVDAFLGVTVRNSGQTKHLLPNTELGARSQSRDRLPSLGKQPQSTDPVHQNSSVVPVHLPVIFPPGFSVSRSPFRDRLPSYEFSRPRSGSAPPTPVNFPTTPEAPPIKSSSLSRKQQTPSSPHHWKSSSRLRSSCPPVNSAPRCPAHPLRCNTDSLLHLFGSWLFEAALITSGKQADVTVMSDRWAAGRAEACGTLCRIFTCKKTGENIQSIYLSRFYLVLLRSLQDACPPVVVSVLLNSTRLFCCDLRGVNLLLPSFVSVLETVLLDRDLILFKGLVSLVDLRRSSIFILLSLMPLPVQLGPAQIQNSVDLMMGCEDATAGTFLSYKLRLRSLLIGALQTETDTCNIQLLLAAILNVVHDSAAAEAPPPSPDPHQSRRSDHWNQEVQFRATSGTSRTRTPTTQSEAAVLWVHVVRLLTQRLTSQWRNDSGVCLSALEVLGGLAKVEVQVEASERRRAVGSVCTYIVFQCGRPPPLHSRDLHSIIVAAFCCLNTWLTQNPVLLHQQECLLEVLEIVELGISGSRSRQDQNVVWKDDKDLNPASLRVKEAAEATLSCIMQVSGAGPDPSLRDNALMLDNSSLKRSRYFVLEGSVILATLEPTPDQPDQEPSPSLLVILRGPSGHHSWSLQLHLLPKDARAIQTQAALIPRQVRLAAEDAGQRRSIKHQLVPELMERVPLVGADQSIPPLIRTGPAEDQQQLDHLRVTLKTQQEIEVQPGLSSHSVAMATCRPAPPISCFQDPGVNSMQPALLSLDSSLPGFSENLRRLDQLPSRNSDCAFVFYMRAGQKTPREILGNVEKQTHVSGPFLDFLSSLGCPEEVGGASRSEFEAVLGDSGGGVFDGRRFVLKFADALTQIAFIVPSSHTYTDWLKSFEEAGHAAASSSNQKRAETRPSEDIRFCQSVSSFFQSDSKLLIVWVERFEDIEKFPLTDLLLETRAQTEAGSSNIQLIFIHPLKTGLFRICFLGNASTKLGLVVPLVNGMVTSRRSLGFLLTEMVSNCSHRCRSESDSAPPPHVRRKHLINDIILSYKSCCSEPAFYSALFQS encoded by the exons ATGATGGACCAGTTCCTGAAAGGCCAGATCAGCGTGCTCAGCGGTTTCCCGCCTTCTGTGGGCAGAGATGTTGCTGTTGCCGTGGTGAAGCCCCTAGCAGCAGGCCTGGGAAACCCCAGCACCCGCAGCCTGCTGCGTACTGACCGGCAG GTGAAGTGGACCATGGAGGTCCTCTGTTACGGTTTGACTCTGCCATTGGACAGAGACACTGTCAAACTCTGTGTGGACGTCTACACTGATTGGATGATGACACTGGTGTCCCAAAAAAGCTCCACCCCTCCACCAATCAGCAGAGACCCTAATCTGTATGTCCAGAGGATCCTTCGGCATCTCTACATCCTCTTCCTACCCAG GTCAGGCCAGGTGAGTCCGGACTACCTGTCTCTCTGTCAGCAGGTATTGAGTTCGACTCAGTCTCTGGCCAGAGAGAGTTCAATGATGAGCAGCGAAACCTGGCAGACTCTCCTGCATTTCCTGCTGCGCATCAACCACACCCTGTTGGCTCCGCCTACTCCTGCAG GAGGCTTGTCGAAGCTTTCCGTAGCGGTCCTCCTGGAGGTGTGGCTGCTGGCATGTTCTCGATGTTTTCCGTGCCGCTCGTTGTGGCAGACGTTCAGGCAGATGTTCAGCAGCTGGAGGCATCAGCCTGCGGTGGTGGAGCAGTGGAGCCGGGTCGCTGCAGGACTAACCTCCAG GCTCCTTCCTCAGATGTTTGGAccttccttccctcccttcGAGGTTCCAGGTGAAGATGCTTCTCTGGTTCCTGCAGACATGGAAGGTGAACGTGTTTCTCACACCTGGTTCAAGTTCCTGCACCTGTTCAG TAATCCAGTGGATCTGATTGGCCCAGCAGCCGGTTCCTCCTTGGATGAAGACGTTCAGCTGCCAGGAATCTTTTTCAGAGTCATGAGATCAGTCGGTGAAATGGTCGACGCCTTCCTCG GTGTGACTGTGAGAAACTCAggacaaacaaaacatctgctACCAAACACAG aactTGGTGCCAGAAGTCAATCCAGAGACAGACTGCCTTCTCTGGGTAAACAACCTCAGTCCACCGACCCTGTCCATCAGAACTCCTCTGTGGTTCCGGTTCATCTCCCTGTGATCTTCCCTCCAGGTTTCTCTGTGAGCAGAAGTCCGTTTAGAGACCGCCTCCCATCGTATG aGTTCTCACGGCCTCGTTCTGGAAGTGCCCCGCCCACACCTGTTAACTTCCCCACTACACCTGAAGCCCCGCCTATTAAAAGCTCCTCACTTTCACGTAAACAACAG ACACCTTCATCCCCCCATCACTGGAAGTCTTCCTCTCGTCTGCGCTCTTCCTGTCCTCCTGTGAACTCTGCCCCTCGATGCCCCGCCCACCCTCTCAGGTGTAACACGGATTCCCTCCTGCACCTGTTTGGCTCCTGGCTGTTTGAAGCCGCTCTGATAACTTCAG GTAAACAAGCTGATGTCACTGTGATGTCAGACCGATGGGCAGCAGGGAGAGCAGAGGCCTGCGGGACGCTCTGTAGGATTTTCACCTGCAAGAAGACGggagaaaacattcagtccatCTACCTGTCCAG GTTCTACCTGGTTCTCCTGCGGAGCCTCCAGGACGCCTGTCCACCTGTCGTGGTCTCTGTCCTGCTGAACTCCACCCGTCTGTTCTGCTGTGACCTGAGAGGGGTCAACCTGCTGCTGCCGTCCTTTGTCTCCGTCCTGGAGACGGTACTGCTGGACAG GGATCTGATCCTGTTTAAGGGCCTCGTCAGTCTTGTGGATTTAAGGCGGTCCTCCATCTTCATCCTGCTGTCTCTGATGCCCCTCCCCGTGCAGCTTGGACCTGCCCAAATACAG AACTCTGTGGATTTGATGATGGGCTGTGAGGATGCCACAGCAGGAACCTTCCTGTCTTATAAGCTCCGCCTCCGCAGCCTTCTGATTGGAGCTttgcagacagagacagacacatGCAACATCCAGCTGCTCCTGG ccgccatattgaatgtagTCCATGACTCGGCTGCAGCAGAGGCTCCTCCTCCCTCACCTGATCCTCATCAG TCCAGAAGGTCTGACCATTGGAACCAGGAGGTCCAATTCAGGGCgaccagtggaaccagtagGACCAGGACACCAA CTACCCAATCGGAAGCAGCAGTCCTTTGGGTTCATGTTGTCCGTCTGCTGACTCAGCGTTTGACGTCTCAGTGGAGAAATGACTCTGGAGTTTGTCTGTCTGCACTGGAAGTACTGGGAGGACTGGCCAAG GTGGAGGTCCAGGTGGAGGCCTCGGAGCGGCGCCGGGCCGTCGGTTCTGTCTGCACCTACATCGTGTTCCAGTGCGGCCGTCCTCCTCCGCTCCACTCCAGAGACCTGCACTCTATCATCGTCGCTGCTTTCTGCTGCCTGAACACTTGGCTGACCCAGAACCCGGTTCTGCTGCACCAGCAG GAGTGTCTGCTGGAGGTTTTGGAGATTGTGGAGTTGGGGATCTCAGGCAGCAGGTCCAGACAGGACCAGAACGTTGTGTGGAAGGACGACAAAGATCTGAACCCGGCCTCTCTGAGGGTGAAGGAAGCGGCGGAGGCAACCCTGAGCTG tatCATGCAGGTTTCCGGAGCGGGTCCAGATCCGTCGCTCAGAGACAACGCCCTGATGTTGGATAACAGCAGCCTGAAGAGGTCCAGATATTTTGTTCTGGAAGGTTCTGTGATTCTGGCCACATTGGAGCCAACACCAGATCAACCTGATCAAG AGCCCAGTCCATCTCTGCTGGTGATCTTGAGGGGACCGTCGGGACATCACAGCTGGAGTCTACAGCTCCACCTGCTGCCTAAAGATGCCCGAGCCATTCAG ACGCAAGCTGCGCTAATCCCAAGACAGGTGCGTCTCGCCGCTGAAGACGCTGGACAGAGACGCTCCATCAAGCACCAGCTGGTTCCGGAGCTCATGGAGAGAGTTCCTTTAGTTGGAGCAGATCAGAGCATCCCTCCTCTGATCAGAACTGGACCTGCTGAG GACCAGCAGCAGTTGGACCATCTGCGAGTAACCTTGAAGACCCAACAGGAAATTGAAGTTCAGCCTGGGCTGAGCAGCCattcagttgctatggcaacctgCAGACCAGCTCCTCCTATCAGCTGCTTCCAG GATCCAGGTGTCAACAGCATGCAGCCCGCACTCTTGTCTCTGGACTCGTCTCTTCCAGGTTTCTCAGAAAACCTGAGACGTTTAGATCAGCTTCCATCCAGAAACAGTGACTGTGCGTTTGTCTTCTACATGAGAGCAGGACAGAAGACACCCAGAGAG ATCTTGGGGAATGTGGAGAAGCAGACCCACGTCAGCGGTCCTTTCTTGGACTTCCTGTCGTCTCTTGGTTGTCCTGAAGAGGTGGGCGGAGCCAGTCGTTCAG AATTTGAGGCTGTTCTGGGGGACAGCGGAGGCGGCGTGTTCGATGGACGGAGGTTCGTCCTGAAGTTTGCCGATGCTTTGACGCAAATCGCCTTCATTGTTCCTTCATCACACACCTACA ctgattggctgaaaagCTTTGAGGAGGCGGGGCACGCCGCTGCTTCATCATCCAACCAGAAAAGAGCTGAG ACCCGTCCATCAGAAGACATCCGGTTCTGTCAGAGTGTCTCATCATTTTTCCAATCAGACTCAAAGCTGCTGATTGTTTGGGTCGAACGCTTTGAGGACATTG AGAAGTTTCCTCTGACCGATCTGCTGCTGGAGACGAGAGCGCAGACGGAGGCCGG TTCCTCCAACATCCAGTTGATCTTCATCCATCCTCTGAAGACGGGACTCTTCAGGATCTGCTTCCTTGGAAATGCCTCCACCAAGCTGGGACTGGTCGTCCCATTGGTGAATGGGATGGTGACCAGCAGGAGGTCTCTGG GGTTCCTGCTCACAGAGATGGTGTCTAACTGCTCTCACCGCTGTCGCTCAGAGAGTGACTCCGCCCCTCCGCCTCACGTCAGAAGGAAACACCTGATCAATGACATCATCCTCTCCTATaagagctgctgctctgaaCCCGCCTTCTACTCCGCCCTGTTCCAGAGTTGA
- the ralgapb gene encoding ral GTPase-activating protein subunit beta isoform X3, with the protein MMDQFLKGQISVLSGFPPSVGRDVAVAVVKPLAAGLGNPSTRSLLRTDRQVKWTMEVLCYGLTLPLDRDTVKLCVDVYTDWMMTLVSQKSSTPPPISRDPNLYVQRILRHLYILFLPRSGQVSPDYLSLCQQVLSSTQSLARESSMMSSETWQTLLHFLLRINHTLLAPPTPAGGLSKLSVAVLLEVWLLACSRCFPCRSLWQTFRQMFSSWRHQPAVVEQWSRVAAGLTSRLLPQMFGPSFPPFEVPGEDASLVPADMEGERVSHTWFKFLHLFSNPVDLIGPAAGSSLDEDVQLPGIFFRVMRSVGEMVDAFLGVTVRNSGQTKHLLPNTELGARSQSRDRLPSLGFSVSRSPFRDRLPSYEFSRPRSGSAPPTPVNFPTTPEAPPIKSSSLSRKQQTPSSPHHWKSSSRLRSSCPPVNSAPRCPAHPLRCNTDSLLHLFGSWLFEAALITSGKQADVTVMSDRWAAGRAEACGTLCRIFTCKKTGENIQSIYLSRFYLVLLRSLQDACPPVVVSVLLNSTRLFCCDLRGVNLLLPSFVSVLETVLLDRDLILFKGLVSLVDLRRSSIFILLSLMPLPVQLGPAQIQNSVDLMMGCEDATAGTFLSYKLRLRSLLIGALQTETDTCNIQLLLAAILNVVHDSAAAEAPPPSPDPHQSRRSDHWNQEVQFRATSGTSRTRTPTTQSEAAVLWVHVVRLLTQRLTSQWRNDSGVCLSALEVLGGLAKVEVQVEASERRRAVGSVCTYIVFQCGRPPPLHSRDLHSIIVAAFCCLNTWLTQNPVLLHQQECLLEVLEIVELGISGSRSRQDQNVVWKDDKDLNPASLRVKEAAEATLSCIMQVSGAGPDPSLRDNALMLDNSSLKRSRYFVLEGSVILATLEPTPDQPDQEPSPSLLVILRGPSGHHSWSLQLHLLPKDARAIQTQAALIPRQVRLAAEDAGQRRSIKHQLVPELMERVPLVGADQSIPPLIRTGPAEDQQQLDHLRVTLKTQQEIEVQPGLSSHSVAMATCRPAPPISCFQVTRLFLSHLGFLTPESVKDPGVNSMQPALLSLDSSLPGFSENLRRLDQLPSRNSDCAFVFYMRAGQKTPREILGNVEKQTHVSGPFLDFLSSLGCPEEVGGASRSEFEAVLGDSGGGVFDGRRFVLKFADALTQIAFIVPSSHTYTDWLKSFEEAGHAAASSSNQKRAETRPSEDIRFCQSVSSFFQSDSKLLIVWVERFEDIEKFPLTDLLLETRAQTEAGSSNIQLIFIHPLKTGLFRICFLGNASTKLGLVVPLVNGMVTSRRSLGFLLTEMVSNCSHRCRSESDSAPPPHVRRKHLINDIILSYKSCCSEPAFYSALFQS; encoded by the exons ATGATGGACCAGTTCCTGAAAGGCCAGATCAGCGTGCTCAGCGGTTTCCCGCCTTCTGTGGGCAGAGATGTTGCTGTTGCCGTGGTGAAGCCCCTAGCAGCAGGCCTGGGAAACCCCAGCACCCGCAGCCTGCTGCGTACTGACCGGCAG GTGAAGTGGACCATGGAGGTCCTCTGTTACGGTTTGACTCTGCCATTGGACAGAGACACTGTCAAACTCTGTGTGGACGTCTACACTGATTGGATGATGACACTGGTGTCCCAAAAAAGCTCCACCCCTCCACCAATCAGCAGAGACCCTAATCTGTATGTCCAGAGGATCCTTCGGCATCTCTACATCCTCTTCCTACCCAG GTCAGGCCAGGTGAGTCCGGACTACCTGTCTCTCTGTCAGCAGGTATTGAGTTCGACTCAGTCTCTGGCCAGAGAGAGTTCAATGATGAGCAGCGAAACCTGGCAGACTCTCCTGCATTTCCTGCTGCGCATCAACCACACCCTGTTGGCTCCGCCTACTCCTGCAG GAGGCTTGTCGAAGCTTTCCGTAGCGGTCCTCCTGGAGGTGTGGCTGCTGGCATGTTCTCGATGTTTTCCGTGCCGCTCGTTGTGGCAGACGTTCAGGCAGATGTTCAGCAGCTGGAGGCATCAGCCTGCGGTGGTGGAGCAGTGGAGCCGGGTCGCTGCAGGACTAACCTCCAG GCTCCTTCCTCAGATGTTTGGAccttccttccctcccttcGAGGTTCCAGGTGAAGATGCTTCTCTGGTTCCTGCAGACATGGAAGGTGAACGTGTTTCTCACACCTGGTTCAAGTTCCTGCACCTGTTCAG TAATCCAGTGGATCTGATTGGCCCAGCAGCCGGTTCCTCCTTGGATGAAGACGTTCAGCTGCCAGGAATCTTTTTCAGAGTCATGAGATCAGTCGGTGAAATGGTCGACGCCTTCCTCG GTGTGACTGTGAGAAACTCAggacaaacaaaacatctgctACCAAACACAG aactTGGTGCCAGAAGTCAATCCAGAGACAGACTGCCTTCTCTGG GTTTCTCTGTGAGCAGAAGTCCGTTTAGAGACCGCCTCCCATCGTATG aGTTCTCACGGCCTCGTTCTGGAAGTGCCCCGCCCACACCTGTTAACTTCCCCACTACACCTGAAGCCCCGCCTATTAAAAGCTCCTCACTTTCACGTAAACAACAG ACACCTTCATCCCCCCATCACTGGAAGTCTTCCTCTCGTCTGCGCTCTTCCTGTCCTCCTGTGAACTCTGCCCCTCGATGCCCCGCCCACCCTCTCAGGTGTAACACGGATTCCCTCCTGCACCTGTTTGGCTCCTGGCTGTTTGAAGCCGCTCTGATAACTTCAG GTAAACAAGCTGATGTCACTGTGATGTCAGACCGATGGGCAGCAGGGAGAGCAGAGGCCTGCGGGACGCTCTGTAGGATTTTCACCTGCAAGAAGACGggagaaaacattcagtccatCTACCTGTCCAG GTTCTACCTGGTTCTCCTGCGGAGCCTCCAGGACGCCTGTCCACCTGTCGTGGTCTCTGTCCTGCTGAACTCCACCCGTCTGTTCTGCTGTGACCTGAGAGGGGTCAACCTGCTGCTGCCGTCCTTTGTCTCCGTCCTGGAGACGGTACTGCTGGACAG GGATCTGATCCTGTTTAAGGGCCTCGTCAGTCTTGTGGATTTAAGGCGGTCCTCCATCTTCATCCTGCTGTCTCTGATGCCCCTCCCCGTGCAGCTTGGACCTGCCCAAATACAG AACTCTGTGGATTTGATGATGGGCTGTGAGGATGCCACAGCAGGAACCTTCCTGTCTTATAAGCTCCGCCTCCGCAGCCTTCTGATTGGAGCTttgcagacagagacagacacatGCAACATCCAGCTGCTCCTGG ccgccatattgaatgtagTCCATGACTCGGCTGCAGCAGAGGCTCCTCCTCCCTCACCTGATCCTCATCAG TCCAGAAGGTCTGACCATTGGAACCAGGAGGTCCAATTCAGGGCgaccagtggaaccagtagGACCAGGACACCAA CTACCCAATCGGAAGCAGCAGTCCTTTGGGTTCATGTTGTCCGTCTGCTGACTCAGCGTTTGACGTCTCAGTGGAGAAATGACTCTGGAGTTTGTCTGTCTGCACTGGAAGTACTGGGAGGACTGGCCAAG GTGGAGGTCCAGGTGGAGGCCTCGGAGCGGCGCCGGGCCGTCGGTTCTGTCTGCACCTACATCGTGTTCCAGTGCGGCCGTCCTCCTCCGCTCCACTCCAGAGACCTGCACTCTATCATCGTCGCTGCTTTCTGCTGCCTGAACACTTGGCTGACCCAGAACCCGGTTCTGCTGCACCAGCAG GAGTGTCTGCTGGAGGTTTTGGAGATTGTGGAGTTGGGGATCTCAGGCAGCAGGTCCAGACAGGACCAGAACGTTGTGTGGAAGGACGACAAAGATCTGAACCCGGCCTCTCTGAGGGTGAAGGAAGCGGCGGAGGCAACCCTGAGCTG tatCATGCAGGTTTCCGGAGCGGGTCCAGATCCGTCGCTCAGAGACAACGCCCTGATGTTGGATAACAGCAGCCTGAAGAGGTCCAGATATTTTGTTCTGGAAGGTTCTGTGATTCTGGCCACATTGGAGCCAACACCAGATCAACCTGATCAAG AGCCCAGTCCATCTCTGCTGGTGATCTTGAGGGGACCGTCGGGACATCACAGCTGGAGTCTACAGCTCCACCTGCTGCCTAAAGATGCCCGAGCCATTCAG ACGCAAGCTGCGCTAATCCCAAGACAGGTGCGTCTCGCCGCTGAAGACGCTGGACAGAGACGCTCCATCAAGCACCAGCTGGTTCCGGAGCTCATGGAGAGAGTTCCTTTAGTTGGAGCAGATCAGAGCATCCCTCCTCTGATCAGAACTGGACCTGCTGAG GACCAGCAGCAGTTGGACCATCTGCGAGTAACCTTGAAGACCCAACAGGAAATTGAAGTTCAGCCTGGGCTGAGCAGCCattcagttgctatggcaacctgCAGACCAGCTCCTCCTATCAGCTGCTTCCAGGTGACCAGACTCTTCCTGTCCCACCTGGGTTTTCTGACTCCGGAGAGTGTGAAG GATCCAGGTGTCAACAGCATGCAGCCCGCACTCTTGTCTCTGGACTCGTCTCTTCCAGGTTTCTCAGAAAACCTGAGACGTTTAGATCAGCTTCCATCCAGAAACAGTGACTGTGCGTTTGTCTTCTACATGAGAGCAGGACAGAAGACACCCAGAGAG ATCTTGGGGAATGTGGAGAAGCAGACCCACGTCAGCGGTCCTTTCTTGGACTTCCTGTCGTCTCTTGGTTGTCCTGAAGAGGTGGGCGGAGCCAGTCGTTCAG AATTTGAGGCTGTTCTGGGGGACAGCGGAGGCGGCGTGTTCGATGGACGGAGGTTCGTCCTGAAGTTTGCCGATGCTTTGACGCAAATCGCCTTCATTGTTCCTTCATCACACACCTACA ctgattggctgaaaagCTTTGAGGAGGCGGGGCACGCCGCTGCTTCATCATCCAACCAGAAAAGAGCTGAG ACCCGTCCATCAGAAGACATCCGGTTCTGTCAGAGTGTCTCATCATTTTTCCAATCAGACTCAAAGCTGCTGATTGTTTGGGTCGAACGCTTTGAGGACATTG AGAAGTTTCCTCTGACCGATCTGCTGCTGGAGACGAGAGCGCAGACGGAGGCCGG TTCCTCCAACATCCAGTTGATCTTCATCCATCCTCTGAAGACGGGACTCTTCAGGATCTGCTTCCTTGGAAATGCCTCCACCAAGCTGGGACTGGTCGTCCCATTGGTGAATGGGATGGTGACCAGCAGGAGGTCTCTGG GGTTCCTGCTCACAGAGATGGTGTCTAACTGCTCTCACCGCTGTCGCTCAGAGAGTGACTCCGCCCCTCCGCCTCACGTCAGAAGGAAACACCTGATCAATGACATCATCCTCTCCTATaagagctgctgctctgaaCCCGCCTTCTACTCCGCCCTGTTCCAGAGTTGA